In a single window of the Candidatus Liberimonas magnetica genome:
- a CDS encoding sulfatase encodes MNKILKYLFLLTLLAAVLISIALVINTISYGLNLFGLSKAMSSIINRQQLTLKNSSQFDKTKVLKNLKPNPLNSFYYLFDEHLSDAKLAIPKSRINTRGDSSYLINFDADKKLFDGKLRKVYISANKLKDLVESDKYINIKKDLNIPFKNIKNIEIKLKTNNNNKMTLYMTDKAEFDFKKIAMDPKIATILNLDIIPDGNYHTYIIDSLLFKESEMTVNNICLYFRSEDKIEIKYINFISSNNKYSKALYGDTYEAKDGIIKKAMYFLTPAKAKYTLKIPKGRMFFKSSIGVLKNTNPVKFNVTFKNGGNNQVIYTKTINNSSNWFDFKIDVSKWSDTLVEITFETISSGGNIAFWGNPVIYEPPKDRVNVIIWLEDALRADNMSCYDYKRNTTPAKTFLLKDGILFLNAISQTTDTATSCSSFMTSLYASSNGVWRVFDILDDKFLRLPEIMRNQGFETAAFSENTFSTHATNLHPGYSFTADKISKGPMNPGILFEWLDNNTDRNLFLYVHKIKPHGPYQAPKPFDAWYLNNKDTKISIAEKRDPEFDPPYISSPTLQGRRDLYDGSVRHNDFIFNKLVNKLKKLGMYDTTVIIHIADHGEFLGEHTFWLHQPPSYRQVIKVPFLIYYPDKLPKNLKIKQPVQLLDITPTVLDLVKIDKSSFLLQGDSLLPLIFGKDMPYWNNRALISEEMTNKEYSSPLKDNDASLIHKNMHILYSKSVEGDFISYLSKKTKTNYYLLRFFNLNTDKTEEGYFNNYLPNLFLYKKVTEFLHEFQANNVKIFKNIVKTGMSENKLTQEKIKTMKTLGYLQ; translated from the coding sequence ATGAATAAAATATTAAAATATCTTTTCCTATTAACCTTATTAGCCGCTGTGCTGATTTCAATTGCCTTAGTCATTAATACTATTTCATACGGGTTGAATTTATTTGGTTTATCAAAAGCTATGAGCTCAATAATTAATAGGCAGCAATTGACCCTAAAGAATTCCTCACAATTTGATAAAACCAAGGTACTTAAAAATCTTAAACCAAACCCCCTTAATTCCTTCTATTACCTGTTTGACGAACATCTTTCGGATGCAAAATTGGCCATCCCAAAATCAAGAATAAATACACGGGGAGACAGTTCTTATTTAATTAATTTTGACGCTGACAAAAAATTGTTTGACGGTAAGCTTCGCAAAGTATATATTTCCGCCAATAAACTTAAAGATCTTGTTGAAAGCGATAAATACATTAATATTAAGAAGGATTTAAATATACCTTTTAAAAATATTAAAAACATTGAAATAAAACTAAAAACAAACAATAACAATAAAATGACACTTTATATGACAGATAAGGCTGAATTTGATTTTAAGAAAATAGCTATGGATCCAAAAATAGCAACTATATTGAATCTAGACATAATTCCGGACGGTAATTATCATACTTACATAATTGATTCCTTGTTATTTAAGGAATCTGAAATGACGGTAAATAATATATGCCTTTACTTTAGAAGTGAGGATAAAATCGAAATAAAATATATAAATTTTATTTCATCAAACAATAAATACTCCAAAGCTCTTTATGGCGATACTTACGAAGCCAAGGATGGTATTATAAAAAAGGCTATGTATTTTCTAACCCCTGCAAAAGCCAAATATACTCTTAAGATCCCTAAAGGCAGGATGTTTTTTAAATCATCGATCGGGGTACTAAAAAATACTAATCCTGTAAAATTCAATGTTACATTTAAAAACGGCGGTAATAATCAAGTAATCTATACCAAGACAATAAATAATTCATCAAATTGGTTTGATTTCAAGATAGATGTAAGTAAATGGTCGGACACCCTGGTAGAAATTACCTTTGAAACTATCAGCTCCGGAGGCAACATCGCTTTTTGGGGAAACCCTGTTATTTATGAACCACCAAAAGACCGGGTTAATGTAATAATTTGGCTTGAAGACGCGTTAAGAGCCGATAATATGTCTTGTTACGACTACAAAAGAAATACTACTCCTGCTAAGACATTTTTGCTCAAAGATGGTATCCTATTCCTTAATGCCATATCGCAAACCACAGATACAGCAACTTCGTGCTCTTCATTTATGACTTCACTTTACGCTTCTTCAAACGGAGTCTGGCGTGTGTTTGACATTTTGGATGACAAATTCCTCAGACTGCCTGAAATCATGAGAAACCAGGGTTTTGAAACAGCTGCATTTTCCGAGAATACATTTTCTACTCACGCTACAAACCTTCACCCCGGATACAGCTTTACTGCAGATAAGATTTCAAAGGGACCTATGAATCCGGGCATCTTATTTGAATGGCTTGACAATAATACCGATAGAAATCTGTTTCTTTACGTGCATAAAATAAAACCACACGGCCCCTATCAAGCGCCAAAGCCTTTTGATGCCTGGTATTTAAATAATAAAGATACAAAGATATCTATCGCTGAGAAAAGAGACCCGGAATTTGATCCGCCCTATATAAGTTCGCCAACTTTACAGGGAAGGCGTGACCTGTATGACGGTTCAGTCAGGCATAATGATTTTATTTTTAATAAACTGGTAAATAAGCTAAAAAAACTCGGAATGTATGATACTACGGTAATAATTCATATCGCTGACCATGGAGAATTTTTGGGTGAACATACTTTCTGGCTGCACCAGCCGCCAAGCTACAGGCAGGTTATCAAAGTCCCATTTTTAATTTATTACCCTGATAAACTGCCAAAAAACCTTAAAATCAAACAGCCTGTCCAGCTTCTGGATATAACTCCGACAGTTTTAGACCTGGTAAAAATCGACAAGTCATCTTTTTTATTACAGGGAGATTCACTGCTGCCGTTAATTTTTGGCAAAGATATGCCCTACTGGAATAACAGGGCATTGATTTCGGAGGAGATGACCAATAAAGAGTATTCTAGCCCTCTGAAGGATAACGATGCTTCGCTAATCCATAAAAATATGCATATTCTTTATTCAAAGAGTGTTGAGGGCGATTTCATTTCGTACTTGTCTAAAAAGACAAAAACGAATTATTATTTATTAAGGTTCTTTAACTTAAATACCGATAAAACAGAAGAGGGCTATTTTAATAATTACCTGCCTAATCTTTTTCTTTATAAAAAAGTCACAGAATTCCTTCATGAATTTCAGGCTAATAATGTTAAGATATTTAAAAATATCGTTAAAACAGGTATGTCAGAAAACAAGCTGACTCAGGAAAAAATAAAAACAATGAAAACCCTGGGGTATTTACAGTAG
- the ribE gene encoding 6,7-dimethyl-8-ribityllumazine synthase, whose amino-acid sequence MVIQGKMDVLGKKFGIVVSRFNEFITSKLVDGALDALIRHGVREMDIDIAWVPGAFEIPPVARKMSKNKKYDAVICLGCVIKGDTPHFDYISAEVSKGVAAVALDSNIPVIFGVLTTDSIEQSIERAGTKSGNKGADAAMNAMEMLNLYKLI is encoded by the coding sequence ATGGTAATTCAGGGCAAAATGGATGTGCTCGGCAAAAAGTTCGGGATTGTTGTTTCGAGGTTTAATGAGTTTATAACAAGCAAACTTGTTGATGGTGCGCTCGATGCGTTGATAAGGCACGGGGTAAGGGAAATGGATATAGATATAGCCTGGGTCCCGGGTGCTTTTGAGATACCTCCTGTTGCAAGGAAAATGTCAAAGAACAAAAAATATGATGCAGTTATCTGCCTGGGCTGTGTGATAAAAGGAGATACTCCTCATTTTGACTATATCTCTGCTGAGGTTTCAAAAGGAGTTGCCGCTGTTGCTCTAGATAGCAATATACCTGTTATCTTTGGAGTGCTTACAACCGACTCGATTGAGCAGTCGATTGAAAGGGCAGGCACAAAATCGGGCAATAAAGGCGCCGATGCCGCCATGAACGCGATGGAAATGTTGAATTTGTATAAATTAATTTAG
- a CDS encoding sulfite exporter TauE/SafE family protein, producing the protein MNPLVGIIAFISEYLDSSLGMGYGTALAPILIILGYNPVYVVPAILISQLITDIAACLLHHNLSNVDLSMKSDDFKVALYLGIISSLGAIISVIIALKVPKWLLILYIGILVTAMGLLILFSVTKPMAFSWRKIMGISFLAAFNKGISGGGYGPLVMGGQILSGVSAKNAVGITAFAEAVTCLVGFLVYIVMGKAIDWKLTGLLILAAVPAVPFAALTVKKVNVVKLKLYVGVFITFLGVSTLFKIASG; encoded by the coding sequence ATGAATCCTTTAGTAGGAATAATAGCATTTATAAGCGAGTATCTTGACTCCAGCCTGGGCATGGGGTACGGGACAGCTCTTGCCCCTATCCTGATCATCTTAGGATATAACCCTGTATACGTTGTTCCTGCCATACTAATATCACAGCTCATTACGGATATCGCTGCATGTTTATTGCACCACAACTTATCAAATGTAGATCTTAGTATGAAGTCCGATGATTTTAAAGTAGCATTGTATCTCGGTATTATAAGTTCGCTTGGAGCAATAATATCCGTTATTATAGCCTTAAAGGTCCCAAAGTGGCTGTTGATCCTCTATATCGGTATTTTAGTTACTGCAATGGGTTTATTGATACTTTTTTCCGTTACTAAGCCCATGGCATTTTCGTGGCGTAAGATAATGGGTATTAGTTTCCTTGCTGCTTTTAACAAGGGTATATCCGGAGGCGGATACGGCCCTCTTGTGATGGGAGGCCAGATACTTTCAGGTGTAAGCGCAAAAAATGCAGTAGGTATAACTGCTTTTGCTGAAGCCGTTACCTGTCTGGTTGGGTTCCTTGTCTATATTGTCATGGGAAAAGCTATAGACTGGAAACTTACAGGTTTATTGATCCTGGCAGCTGTTCCTGCTGTTCCCTTTGCCGCTCTTACAGTAAAAAAAGTCAATGTTGTTAAACTTAAATTATATGTTGGGGTATTCATAACTTTTTTGGGCGTTTCTACGTTATTTAAGATAGCTTCCGGCTGA
- the ribD gene encoding bifunctional diaminohydroxyphosphoribosylaminopyrimidine deaminase/5-amino-6-(5-phosphoribosylamino)uracil reductase RibD, whose product MEKQALDKKYMKIAFALAKRGASRVHPNPMVGCVLVKDNKIIGRGYHEYFGGPHAEINALKQAGRNASGSTLYVTLEPCTHWAKTPPCAESIVKAGVKRVVTSIEDPNPEVFGKGIKYLSKKGIKVTTGVLSQQSMLQNERYLTGLKYNRSRVVLKMAMSVDGKIAARTGDSKWISGPESRAFVHKLRSKMDGILVGVNTVLKDNPELSSHGFGSNPVRIIIDPELKTPLNYKVVDGNISTIIIYSSNKVKAKLEALAKRPGVIPVKMPSVKGYINFKNILKLLMKYGIYNVLLEGGGETAAKALEDGIVDEIILAVSPKIIGGRDAKTPIEGTGVAKVSKAINLKTFHVSKLGKDFILRGRI is encoded by the coding sequence ATGGAAAAGCAGGCCTTAGACAAAAAATATATGAAAATAGCGTTTGCTCTTGCAAAACGCGGGGCAAGCCGTGTTCATCCAAACCCAATGGTCGGATGTGTTTTAGTTAAAGATAATAAGATAATCGGCAGAGGGTATCACGAGTATTTTGGCGGTCCACATGCAGAAATAAACGCTTTAAAACAGGCAGGCAGGAACGCTTCAGGTTCAACTTTGTATGTTACCCTAGAACCATGCACACATTGGGCAAAAACACCGCCTTGCGCAGAAAGTATTGTAAAAGCAGGGGTAAAAAGGGTTGTAACATCCATTGAAGACCCGAACCCGGAAGTTTTTGGAAAGGGAATAAAATATCTTTCAAAGAAAGGAATAAAAGTTACTACAGGTGTTTTAAGTCAACAAAGTATGCTTCAAAACGAACGTTATTTGACCGGATTAAAGTATAATAGGAGCCGTGTAGTGCTTAAAATGGCGATGTCAGTTGATGGTAAAATAGCTGCAAGAACCGGCGACTCCAAATGGATATCAGGCCCAGAGTCCAGGGCATTTGTTCATAAGCTTAGATCTAAAATGGACGGCATCTTAGTGGGGGTAAACACTGTATTAAAGGATAATCCTGAGCTTTCAAGCCATGGATTTGGTTCAAATCCGGTTAGAATAATTATTGACCCGGAGCTAAAGACACCTTTAAACTACAAAGTAGTTGACGGCAATATATCAACCATCATAATATATTCATCAAATAAAGTTAAAGCAAAACTTGAAGCTTTAGCTAAAAGACCTGGCGTTATACCTGTAAAAATGCCATCTGTGAAAGGATATATTAACTTTAAAAATATATTGAAATTGTTAATGAAATATGGAATATATAATGTATTGCTTGAAGGTGGAGGCGAAACAGCTGCAAAGGCATTAGAAGACGGTATAGTTGATGAAATTATTTTAGCTGTTTCACCAAAGATAATAGGCGGCAGGGATGCCAAAACTCCCATTGAAGGTACGGGTGTAGCTAAGGTTTCAAAGGCCATAAACCTGAAAACTTTCCATGTTTCAAAACTGGGTAAGGATTTTATCTTGAGGGGCAGAATATAA
- a CDS encoding bile acid:sodium symporter family protein yields the protein MFNSFFDRISRSMVVLVIFAGLAGYFYPPCLSWLKPYLEWLFALTMLGIGMVTNPIDYKPMITSPKPVLLGVSAQFGIMPLASFLVAKLLQLPPELALGLIIAGSVPDAMALSVVSYAARADVPYSIALTSVITLLAPILTPTFTYIFGHVYLDIPFLPMVISILKMVIIPLAIGLTIKHYYKSHIEKFKAIFPAISSIFIACICGLVVALNRDYILNISWIILAAVFLLNTTGLILGYWAGILFGFDIQRRRTVALCVGMQNAGLGAVLAIKHFGAQAAVPNAIFATWCIISASILAWYWNRQDRIQGTISQKIQIHVKIGVNEHIQIKKTNQIKRI from the coding sequence ATGTTCAACTCTTTTTTCGATAGAATATCCCGTTCTATGGTTGTTCTTGTTATCTTTGCAGGTTTAGCGGGATATTTTTACCCGCCGTGCCTTTCCTGGCTGAAACCGTACCTTGAATGGCTGTTTGCCTTAACCATGCTCGGTATTGGCATGGTTACTAACCCGATAGATTATAAACCAATGATAACGAGCCCAAAGCCTGTGCTTTTGGGCGTATCTGCCCAATTCGGGATCATGCCGTTAGCTTCTTTTCTTGTTGCAAAGCTTCTTCAACTGCCGCCGGAACTGGCGCTCGGGCTTATCATTGCGGGTTCGGTCCCGGATGCTATGGCGTTAAGCGTAGTTTCATACGCTGCACGCGCCGACGTCCCCTACTCAATAGCTCTTACCAGTGTAATAACACTCCTGGCTCCTATTTTAACACCTACATTCACGTATATTTTCGGCCATGTATATTTAGATATTCCATTCCTCCCTATGGTAATAAGCATATTAAAAATGGTCATCATTCCGCTTGCTATCGGCCTCACTATTAAACATTATTATAAATCTCATATAGAAAAATTCAAAGCTATTTTTCCTGCTATCTCAAGCATATTTATTGCCTGCATTTGCGGCCTTGTAGTCGCATTAAACAGGGATTACATTTTAAATATAAGCTGGATAATTCTCGCAGCTGTTTTCTTGCTCAACACTACTGGGTTAATTCTGGGTTACTGGGCAGGGATACTATTCGGTTTTGACATACAGCGCCGCAGGACCGTTGCCCTGTGCGTTGGTATGCAGAATGCAGGCCTCGGCGCAGTGCTTGCCATCAAACATTTCGGCGCCCAAGCCGCAGTTCCCAACGCCATCTTCGCCACCTGGTGCATAATCAGCGCCTCTATTCTGGCCTGGTACTGGAACAGGCAAGACAGGATACAAGGAACAATTAGTCAAAAGATACAAATACACGTGAAAATAGGTGTTAATGAACACATACAGATCAAGAAAACAAACCAGATTAAAAGGATATGA
- a CDS encoding riboflavin synthase has protein sequence MFTGIIEDLGKIEKITGKNIVLSTNLDNIKTGDSVSVNGICLTSTKTIGNKIGFDVSPETARKSNFSKLKAGDFVNLERAMYANSRFGGHIVLGHIEGTGKVTKITHNNNDFFEFYIEINRELMPYIALKGSIAVDGISLTIAEINENSFMTAIVPLTFKNTSLSHKKIGDLVNIETDILAKYIENIVKYHKKYNKLTANFLKENGFI, from the coding sequence ATGTTTACCGGGATAATTGAAGATTTAGGCAAAATTGAAAAGATAACAGGCAAAAACATTGTTTTAAGCACAAATCTTGACAATATTAAAACAGGCGATAGCGTATCTGTAAACGGAATATGCCTTACTTCTACAAAAACAATTGGAAATAAGATAGGTTTTGATGTCAGCCCTGAAACTGCAAGAAAAAGTAATTTTTCTAAATTAAAAGCTGGGGATTTTGTTAACCTTGAAAGAGCCATGTATGCAAATTCACGTTTTGGGGGTCATATTGTTTTAGGTCATATTGAAGGCACAGGCAAAGTAACAAAAATTACTCATAATAATAACGATTTCTTTGAATTCTATATTGAAATTAATCGTGAATTAATGCCTTATATTGCCTTAAAAGGTTCAATTGCGGTTGATGGAATAAGCCTAACAATAGCTGAAATCAATGAGAACTCATTTATGACTGCTATAGTACCTCTCACATTTAAGAATACCTCGCTTTCGCATAAGAAAATAGGTGACTTAGTGAATATTGAAACAGATATATTAGCAAAATACATTGAAAATATAGTAAAATATCATAAAAAATATAATAAATTAACCGCAAATTTTTTAAAAGAGAACGGATTTATTTAG
- a CDS encoding alkaline phosphatase family protein produces MNKGKSTFEKKLVILGFDGLSPEILEPMMKEGRLPNFSYLKEKGSYSRLSTTNPSQSPVAWSSFATGKNPGKTAIFDFIVRDPKTYALDLSISNMKNGKPVKIVQSKAFWDYTSELKIPTVIITCPVTFPPDKIYGRMLSGIGVPDILGTEGTFTFYTSQELDKSKFIGGNVFKVEMASEMELDLIGPKVNTVTKQSENVKVPFKVKALKDENGIEIECQNDKFTLRQGQWSGWKEVEFKIDWVTKLKGIFKFYLVDTSQGFNLYISPINYDPRDPFYQISYPKGYSKELAGAIGLYYTQGMPMDTWAVNENRITEEPFIEQVNEVFKEKNAMLDFEMNRFEKGVLFCYFESSDIIQHMFWRYRDTKHPLYDKTAARKYGNMIRDWYIKLDETLGKILKNLGSKDTILVLSDHGFNTYRRSVHVNTWLMKNGYLKLVNENEFAGNELLNNIDWSKTKAYAIGFGSVYINQEGREKQGLVKPGKETDTVIDEIIQKMEKWTDGRSNDKIIHKVYKKEDIFKGPYLKEAPDLYIGFNIGYQSSWQTALGGVPDKLVEDNIKKWSGSHLFDPSLVPGVFLSNKKGLIEHPSIYDIAFTILKMIGISDKKIKEYDLDGTSLFTEQ; encoded by the coding sequence ATGAATAAAGGTAAATCGACTTTTGAAAAAAAACTTGTGATCCTGGGTTTTGACGGCTTAAGCCCGGAGATACTTGAACCAATGATGAAGGAAGGCAGACTTCCTAATTTTTCATACCTTAAAGAGAAAGGTTCTTACAGCAGGCTGTCTACAACCAACCCGTCGCAATCCCCGGTTGCCTGGTCTTCATTTGCTACCGGTAAAAATCCCGGCAAAACCGCAATATTTGATTTTATCGTGAGGGACCCGAAAACTTACGCATTGGACCTATCTATCTCAAATATGAAAAACGGCAAACCTGTCAAGATAGTTCAATCAAAAGCATTCTGGGATTATACTTCAGAGCTTAAAATACCTACAGTTATTATTACCTGCCCGGTAACTTTTCCTCCAGATAAGATCTACGGCAGGATGCTTTCAGGCATAGGCGTTCCGGACATACTTGGGACTGAAGGCACATTCACTTTCTACACTTCACAAGAGCTGGATAAATCCAAATTTATCGGAGGAAATGTCTTTAAGGTAGAAATGGCTTCCGAAATGGAGCTAGACCTCATAGGGCCGAAGGTAAATACCGTTACGAAGCAATCAGAGAACGTAAAGGTTCCTTTTAAAGTGAAGGCCCTTAAAGATGAAAACGGCATAGAGATAGAATGTCAAAATGATAAATTTACTCTCAGGCAGGGCCAATGGAGCGGCTGGAAGGAAGTGGAGTTTAAAATTGACTGGGTAACGAAATTAAAAGGTATTTTTAAATTCTACCTGGTTGACACAAGCCAGGGATTTAACCTTTATATAAGCCCTATAAATTATGATCCAAGAGATCCTTTCTACCAGATATCTTACCCCAAAGGTTACAGCAAAGAACTGGCAGGAGCTATCGGCCTTTATTATACCCAGGGAATGCCCATGGATACCTGGGCGGTCAATGAAAATCGGATCACAGAAGAACCTTTTATAGAACAGGTCAACGAAGTTTTTAAAGAAAAAAATGCAATGCTTGATTTTGAAATGAACAGGTTTGAGAAAGGTGTTTTGTTCTGTTATTTTGAATCATCAGATATAATCCAGCATATGTTCTGGCGCTATAGGGATACCAAACACCCGTTGTATGATAAAACTGCAGCACGGAAATACGGCAATATGATCCGGGATTGGTATATAAAACTGGATGAAACTCTCGGCAAGATTCTTAAGAACCTGGGCAGCAAAGATACTATCCTGGTTTTATCCGACCATGGATTTAATACTTACAGAAGAAGCGTACATGTAAATACCTGGCTTATGAAGAACGGCTATTTAAAACTTGTTAATGAGAATGAATTCGCCGGAAATGAATTATTAAATAATATCGACTGGTCAAAAACAAAAGCTTATGCAATAGGTTTCGGGTCTGTTTACATCAATCAGGAAGGCAGAGAAAAGCAAGGCCTAGTTAAGCCCGGAAAAGAAACTGATACGGTAATAGATGAAATAATACAAAAAATGGAAAAATGGACAGACGGCAGGTCAAATGATAAAATAATACACAAGGTATATAAAAAAGAGGATATTTTCAAAGGCCCTTATCTAAAAGAGGCGCCCGACCTTTATATAGGCTTTAATATCGGTTATCAGTCCTCCTGGCAAACCGCACTCGGAGGAGTACCAGATAAACTCGTTGAAGACAACATAAAAAAATGGTCGGGTTCACATTTGTTCGATCCATCTCTGGTGCCTGGAGTATTTTTGTCCAATAAAAAGGGTTTAATAGAACATCCGTCTATTTACGATATTGCCTTTACAATATTAAAAATGATAGGCATCAGCG
- a CDS encoding TIGR00730 family Rossman fold protein — protein sequence MPKKCEEKTSDIHKQHTLYHEDPWRVFKIMSEFVDGFDSLSDIASSITIFGSARSKNSSSDYKVAKTIAYGLAKAGYTIITGGGPGLMEGANLGAKLAKGKSVGLNIELPMEQCINPYVTMPVGFKYFFVRKVMFLKYASGVIVMPGGFGTMDECFEVLTLVQTNKITKIPIILYNSKYWKGLIEWLNNTMVKWGMVTKPELSIFKVMDDPAQIVKEIKKNVKITSRAKINF from the coding sequence ATGCCAAAGAAATGCGAAGAAAAGACAAGCGACATTCATAAACAACATACTCTTTACCACGAGGACCCCTGGAGGGTCTTCAAGATAATGTCTGAGTTTGTCGACGGTTTTGACTCTCTTTCTGACATAGCGTCATCCATTACTATTTTCGGGTCAGCGCGCAGTAAAAATTCGAGCAGCGATTATAAGGTGGCAAAAACCATAGCGTACGGGCTTGCCAAAGCCGGGTACACTATAATAACCGGCGGCGGCCCGGGTCTTATGGAAGGCGCCAACCTCGGAGCGAAGCTCGCCAAAGGGAAATCCGTCGGCCTTAACATAGAACTCCCCATGGAGCAATGCATCAACCCTTACGTTACGATGCCCGTGGGTTTCAAATACTTTTTTGTAAGGAAGGTCATGTTCTTAAAATACGCTTCTGGCGTTATAGTTATGCCCGGGGGTTTCGGCACTATGGATGAGTGTTTTGAGGTCCTTACCCTGGTTCAAACCAACAAGATAACAAAGATACCTATAATCCTTTACAACTCAAAATACTGGAAAGGGTTGATCGAGTGGTTGAATAACACAATGGTCAAGTGGGGTATGGTAACAAAACCGGAACTTTCAATATTTAAAGTGATGGATGACCCTGCCCAGATCGTAAAAGAAATAAAAAAGAACGTAAAGATAACTTCCCGGGCAAAAATAAACTTTTAG
- a CDS encoding bifunctional 3,4-dihydroxy-2-butanone-4-phosphate synthase/GTP cyclohydrolase II, producing MNQFKFSTIPEAIEDIRKGKMIIIVDDPGRENEGDLVCAAEKVTPEIINFMAKYGRGLICLPLIGSRLDELKIQRMVERSDEVKDAYFTVSIDAKHGTSTGISAHDRAVTIRTVLNPKTKPADLYKPGHVFPLRYKDGGVLVRAGHTEASVDISRLAGLYPAGVICEIMHEDGTMSRVPELIKFSKTYGLKIITIKDLIEFRRKNEKLVKELISVDLPTKFGDFKLYLYEDILKKETHIALVKGKVSGKKNVLVRVHSSCITGDIFHSLRCDCGGQLDKAMKIVDKVGTGVVLYMLQEGRGIGLVNKMHAYELQQKKGLDTVEANLALGFPADLRDYGIGAQILSDLGLSTIRLLTNNPRKIVGLEGYGLKVTERIPLEIAPTKSSKKYLKTKKEKLGHLLNI from the coding sequence ATGAATCAATTTAAATTTTCAACTATACCGGAAGCAATTGAAGACATAAGAAAAGGTAAAATGATAATTATTGTAGATGACCCGGGCCGTGAAAATGAAGGTGACCTTGTCTGCGCAGCAGAAAAGGTCACACCGGAGATAATTAATTTTATGGCAAAGTACGGCAGAGGCCTTATCTGCCTTCCGCTTATTGGCTCACGGCTTGATGAACTCAAGATCCAGCGCATGGTTGAGCGTTCAGATGAAGTAAAAGACGCTTATTTTACCGTTTCAATAGATGCAAAACACGGTACGTCTACAGGGATTTCCGCACATGATAGGGCAGTAACTATCAGGACAGTTTTAAATCCAAAAACTAAGCCGGCCGACCTCTATAAGCCCGGGCATGTATTCCCGCTCAGGTATAAGGACGGCGGGGTTTTGGTTCGTGCAGGCCACACAGAGGCATCTGTTGACATCTCCCGCCTGGCAGGCCTTTATCCTGCCGGTGTCATCTGTGAAATAATGCACGAAGACGGTACGATGTCAAGGGTTCCGGAACTTATAAAATTTTCCAAGACTTACGGCCTTAAGATAATAACCATTAAAGACCTTATAGAATTCAGGCGTAAGAACGAAAAACTTGTAAAAGAACTTATTTCCGTAGACCTTCCTACGAAATTCGGCGATTTTAAACTTTACCTTTACGAAGATATCCTAAAAAAAGAAACTCATATAGCCCTTGTAAAAGGTAAAGTTAGTGGTAAGAAGAACGTTTTAGTACGGGTTCATTCATCCTGCATCACGGGGGATATATTCCATTCTTTAAGGTGCGATTGCGGCGGCCAGCTTGATAAAGCTATGAAAATAGTGGACAAAGTAGGCACGGGTGTAGTACTATATATGCTTCAGGAAGGTAGGGGAATAGGTCTTGTAAATAAGATGCATGCTTACGAACTCCAGCAGAAAAAGGGACTCGACACAGTGGAAGCAAACCTTGCTCTTGGATTTCCTGCGGATCTAAGGGACTACGGAATAGGAGCTCAGATATTAAGCGATCTTGGCTTGTCCACTATACGGCTTTTAACGAACAACCCGAGAAAGATAGTAGGCCTTGAAGGCTACGGCTTAAAAGTCACTGAAAGGATACCCCTTGAGATAGCCCCGACAAAATCAAGCAAAAAGTATCTAAAGACAAAGAAAGAAAAGTTAGGCCATTTGTTAAATATATAA